The following proteins come from a genomic window of Blattabacterium cuenoti:
- a CDS encoding 2,3,4,5-tetrahydropyridine-2,6-dicarboxylate N-succinyltransferase, whose product MNRLKLEIEKAWNKKNSVWSTDEHIKNVIFQVIEYLETGSIRVSNYLNGKWIVNEWIKKSIIMYFSVQKMNTIKLGPLEFYDKIPIKNKFKEKGVRVVPHAITRYGSYISPGVILMPSYINIGAYIGKNTMIDTWATVGSCAQIGERVHVSGGVGIGGVLEPLQSHPVIIEDNVFIGSRCILVEGVLIKEGSVLGANVVITASTKIFDVTNEKPIEIKGIVPKYSVVIPGTYPKKFPSGIYHVPCAMIIGKRKESTDKKISLNDALRTHNLSI is encoded by the coding sequence ATGAATAGACTAAAATTAGAAATAGAAAAAGCTTGGAATAAGAAAAATAGTGTATGGTCCACTGATGAACATATAAAAAATGTAATTTTTCAGGTTATTGAATATTTAGAAACAGGTTCAATTAGAGTATCAAATTATTTAAATGGAAAATGGATAGTTAATGAATGGATTAAAAAATCTATTATTATGTATTTTTCTGTTCAAAAAATGAATACAATAAAATTAGGTCCATTAGAGTTTTATGATAAAATTCCTATTAAAAATAAATTTAAAGAAAAAGGAGTTCGTGTGGTCCCTCATGCTATAACACGTTATGGTTCATATATATCACCTGGAGTCATTCTTATGCCTTCTTATATAAATATAGGAGCATATATAGGAAAAAATACTATGATAGATACATGGGCAACAGTGGGAAGTTGCGCTCAAATAGGAGAACGTGTTCATGTAAGTGGAGGAGTAGGAATAGGAGGCGTTTTAGAACCTTTACAGTCTCATCCAGTTATTATTGAGGATAATGTTTTTATTGGATCTAGATGTATTTTAGTAGAAGGAGTTTTAATAAAAGAAGGTTCTGTTTTAGGAGCAAATGTCGTTATTACAGCCTCTACTAAAATTTTTGATGTAACTAATGAAAAACCTATTGAAATTAAGGGTATAGTTCCAAAATATTCTGTTGTCATACCAGGAACTTATCCAAAAAAATTCCCTTCAGGAATATATCATGTTCCATGTGCTATGATTATAGGAAAAAGGAAAGAAAGCACAGACAAAAAAATATCTTTAAATGATGCATTGAGAACTCATAATTTATCAATTTAA
- a CDS encoding DHH family phosphoesterase — translation MLFSNINGINKKKIILIPHNNPDGDALGSSLALLFYFRKLKHDVDLISPTEYPESFQWLPGTEDILVYSKHTQSLVKKKIVNSDYIFFIDFNNFSRINKIKNLFSCSKAKTILIDHHPFPFCFDFMFSDPTVAATSILVFRFISDMNNLDKIDKEIATCLYAGLMTDTGFFRFPSITSETHFIAGKLIENGIDINSIYNHLQEKYNENRLKLLSKALKKLKIINKYRTAYTSIRASDINSDSYKQGDTEGIITYGLGIKNIVFSVFFFEEKEKFPIKISFRSKGNFDVNMFARKHFRGGGHRNAAGGISEKSLSESIKYFLNIIPYYYKPLILSI, via the coding sequence ATGTTGTTTTCTAACATAAATGGAATCAATAAAAAAAAAATTATATTAATTCCTCACAATAATCCAGATGGAGATGCTTTAGGATCTTCTTTAGCTCTTTTATTTTATTTTAGAAAATTAAAGCATGATGTAGATTTAATCTCTCCAACAGAATATCCTGAATCTTTTCAATGGCTTCCTGGAACTGAGGACATTCTTGTATATTCAAAACATACACAATCTTTAGTAAAAAAAAAGATTGTAAATTCTGATTACATTTTTTTTATAGATTTTAATAATTTTTCAAGAATTAATAAGATTAAAAATCTTTTTTCGTGTTCGAAAGCAAAAACAATACTAATTGATCATCATCCTTTTCCATTTTGTTTTGATTTTATGTTTTCAGACCCTACAGTAGCAGCTACCAGTATTTTAGTTTTTCGATTTATATCAGACATGAATAATTTAGATAAAATAGACAAAGAAATAGCTACGTGTTTATATGCAGGATTAATGACTGATACAGGTTTTTTTCGTTTTCCTTCTATTACTTCAGAAACTCATTTTATTGCAGGAAAATTAATAGAGAATGGAATTGATATCAATTCCATTTATAATCATTTACAAGAAAAATACAATGAAAATAGATTAAAATTATTATCTAAAGCCTTAAAAAAATTGAAAATTATTAATAAATATAGAACAGCTTATACCAGCATAAGAGCTTCGGATATCAATTCTGATTCATATAAACAAGGAGATACAGAAGGAATTATTACCTATGGATTAGGTATTAAAAACATTGTTTTTTCCGTCTTCTTTTTTGAAGAAAAAGAAAAATTCCCTATCAAAATTTCCTTTCGTTCGAAAGGAAATTTTGATGTAAATATGTTTGCAAGAAAACATTTTAGAGGAGGAGGACACAGAAATGCAGCAGGAGGAATATCGGAAAAAAGTTTGTCTGAATCTATCAAATATTTTTTAAATATTATTCCCTATTATTATAAACCTCTTATACTTTCCATTTAA
- a CDS encoding zinc ribbon domain-containing protein gives MRYNKKQEAVTVVDKLRVLYNLQLIDSRMDEIRKFRINIPMEIKSLEEELDEMKKKLKYFDEDIFSIKENINKQNKNIKSSDMLISKYEKQKDHIKNHKELYSIDKEIDYQKLEIQLSKKKIKELNIQIHKKKEILKEKEEMLENKKKHLFHKKKELNNILIENEKEEQILLEKFSCFSKKVDNDLLKTYQKIRNRVKNGIAIAPVQRGAPLGSYLAITPQKYSELIQRNKLLIDEHSGRILIDAELAEEEKKKFFVFCYKKKS, from the coding sequence ATGAGATATAATAAAAAACAAGAAGCCGTCACTGTAGTAGATAAATTGAGAGTATTGTATAATCTTCAATTAATAGATTCTCGTATGGATGAAATACGAAAGTTCCGTATAAATATTCCTATGGAGATAAAAAGTTTAGAAGAAGAACTAGACGAAATGAAAAAAAAATTAAAATATTTTGATGAAGATATTTTTTCTATAAAAGAAAATATAAATAAACAAAATAAAAATATTAAATCATCAGATATGTTGATCAGTAAATATGAAAAACAAAAAGATCATATCAAAAATCATAAAGAATTATATTCTATAGATAAAGAAATTGATTATCAAAAATTAGAAATCCAATTATCTAAAAAAAAAATTAAGGAATTGAATATTCAAATTCATAAAAAAAAGGAAATTTTAAAAGAAAAAGAAGAAATGTTAGAAAATAAAAAAAAACATCTTTTTCACAAAAAAAAAGAATTGAATAATATTCTTATAGAAAATGAGAAAGAAGAACAAATTCTATTAGAAAAATTTTCATGTTTTTCTAAAAAGGTAGATAATGATTTATTGAAAACTTATCAAAAAATCAGAAACAGAGTAAAAAATGGGATAGCTATTGCTCCAGTACAAAGAGGTGCTCCTTTGGGTTCTTATCTTGCAATAACACCTCAAAAATATTCTGAACTAATACAACGTAATAAACTCTTAATAGATGAACATAGTGGAAGAATATTAATAGATGCGGAATTGGCTGAGGAAGAAAAGAAAAAATTTTTTGTTTTTTGTTATAAAAAAAAATCATAG
- the infC gene encoding translation initiation factor IF-3, producing MYRPLSQKKEKHRVNENIDAQKIRLVGDSSIENGIYSIQEAIQFSRNRELDLVEINPKLNPPVCKILDYKKFLYEQKKRKKQFKAKQIKVNTKEIRFGPQIGDHDGKVKIKSAEKFLMRGDKVKVFVFFKGRSIVYKDQGKIKLLKFAEEIEEYGKVEQMPIMEGKRMYMILAPKKF from the coding sequence ATGTACCGACCATTATCGCAAAAAAAAGAGAAACATCGAGTCAATGAAAATATTGATGCACAAAAAATTCGTTTAGTCGGGGATTCTTCCATAGAAAATGGGATTTACTCTATACAAGAAGCGATTCAATTTTCTAGAAATAGAGAGTTAGATTTGGTTGAAATTAATCCTAAATTAAATCCACCCGTATGTAAAATACTGGATTACAAAAAATTTCTATATGAACAAAAAAAAAGAAAAAAACAATTTAAAGCGAAACAAATTAAAGTCAATACTAAAGAAATTAGATTCGGCCCCCAGATTGGAGATCATGATGGAAAAGTTAAGATTAAAAGTGCAGAGAAATTTTTAATGCGCGGAGATAAAGTGAAAGTTTTTGTTTTTTTTAAAGGACGTTCTATAGTATACAAAGATCAAGGTAAAATCAAATTATTAAAATTTGCGGAAGAAATTGAGGAATATGGAAAAGTAGAGCAAATGCCGATAATGGAAGGAAAGAGAATGTACATGATATTAGCTCCCAAAAAATTTTAA
- the ruvX gene encoding Holliday junction resolvase RuvX produces MSKILGIDYGKIMTGLSITDAKKIFAFGLDSVPTKNLMNFLESFLVCEKIEKIVVGLPKKLNNQKEVLIETEIQKFIKKFHIKYPKIIIKRLDERFTSKIAFATMIKLGLKKKKRRKKGILNQISATIILQSYLTKKDKNS; encoded by the coding sequence ATGTCAAAAATATTAGGAATAGATTATGGAAAAATTATGACGGGATTGTCTATAACAGATGCAAAAAAAATATTTGCATTTGGACTAGATTCTGTTCCTACCAAAAATCTAATGAATTTTTTAGAATCTTTTTTAGTTTGTGAAAAAATAGAAAAAATCGTTGTAGGATTGCCAAAAAAATTGAATAATCAAAAAGAGGTTTTAATAGAAACAGAAATTCAAAAATTTATCAAAAAATTTCACATAAAATATCCTAAGATCATTATAAAAAGATTAGATGAACGTTTTACATCTAAAATAGCTTTTGCTACTATGATAAAATTGGGTTTGAAAAAAAAAAAAAGGAGAAAAAAAGGAATTTTAAATCAAATTAGTGCCACTATAATTTTACAGTCTTATCTTACAAAAAAAGATAAAAATTCATGA
- a CDS encoding MIP/aquaporin family protein, with protein sequence MTKIYAEIIGTMILIFLGNGVIANVILSKTKGHSKNGEWLTITIGWALAVFMGIIVSAPYSGAHLNPCVTISFAIIGKFSWKMVPFYIFSQLIGAMLGSLLVWFLYKDHFFETQEKQEKLSVFVTFPSIKNLFSNFLSEVLSTFVFILIFLYLSTEGTLFFKEEKYPIGLGSLGAIPSALVVLGVVLSLGGATGAALNPARDLGPRIIYSIIPIPGKEKNHWNYALIPILGPIVGCVIASVFYLCLSL encoded by the coding sequence ATGACAAAAATATATGCAGAAATCATAGGAACAATGATTCTAATATTTCTAGGAAATGGTGTAATAGCAAACGTTATTTTATCAAAAACTAAAGGTCATAGCAAAAATGGAGAATGGTTAACTATTACTATAGGGTGGGCATTGGCTGTTTTTATGGGAATAATAGTTTCTGCTCCTTATAGTGGAGCCCATTTAAATCCATGTGTGACAATAAGTTTTGCTATTATTGGAAAATTTAGTTGGAAAATGGTCCCCTTTTATATTTTTTCTCAACTCATTGGAGCTATGTTAGGATCTCTATTGGTATGGTTTTTATACAAAGATCATTTTTTTGAAACTCAAGAAAAACAAGAAAAATTATCTGTTTTCGTGACTTTTCCTTCTATAAAAAATTTATTTTCAAATTTTTTAAGTGAAGTATTATCTACTTTTGTTTTCATATTGATTTTTTTATATCTTTCTACAGAAGGAACTCTTTTTTTTAAAGAAGAAAAATATCCTATAGGTTTGGGATCATTAGGAGCCATTCCTTCTGCTTTAGTTGTGTTAGGAGTTGTTTTATCCTTAGGAGGAGCTACAGGTGCAGCCCTAAATCCTGCTCGTGATTTAGGACCAAGAATTATATATTCTATCATTCCTATTCCGGGAAAAGAAAAAAATCATTGGAATTATGCTTTGATTCCAATACTTGGACCTATAGTTGGATGTGTCATAGCATCAGTATTCTATTTATGTTTATCATTATAA
- a CDS encoding thioredoxin family protein, with protein MVQTYSSSEIKIQIKDFELLEVSSGKKKFLKSFFSNQATVIMFICNHCPYVKHINAELIRLANDFIPKMISFLAINSNDAKKYPEDSPENMKKVCYKLGYPFPYFFDETQEVAKYYFAKCTPEFFIFSGNGILCYHGQLDDSRPGNNVPVTGNDVRNVLKNILKGKKILYPIVKLSYGCNIKWKV; from the coding sequence ATGGTACAAACTTATTCTTCTAGTGAAATTAAAATTCAAATTAAAGATTTTGAATTATTAGAAGTTTCTTCAGGAAAAAAGAAGTTTTTGAAATCTTTTTTTTCGAATCAAGCAACTGTAATCATGTTTATTTGTAACCACTGTCCGTATGTTAAACATATTAATGCGGAATTAATTCGTTTAGCTAATGATTTTATTCCAAAAATGATTTCATTTTTAGCTATAAATTCTAATGATGCAAAAAAGTATCCAGAAGATTCTCCAGAAAATATGAAAAAAGTATGTTATAAATTAGGTTATCCTTTTCCTTATTTTTTTGATGAAACACAGGAAGTAGCAAAATATTATTTTGCAAAATGTACTCCTGAATTTTTTATATTTTCCGGAAATGGGATTTTATGTTATCACGGACAATTAGATGATTCTAGACCTGGAAATAATGTTCCTGTTACAGGTAATGATGTAAGAAATGTATTGAAAAATATTTTAAAAGGAAAAAAAATACTATATCCAATAGTAAAATTGAGTTACGGATGTAATATTAAATGGAAAGTATAA
- the thrS gene encoding threonine--tRNA ligase yields MEKNKLVSFSKKDFNRDHRKIGKKLKFFVFSDRVGTGLPLWLPRGTIFRKNLEEFLTDVQKKYGYEMVVTPHIGHKKLYVRSGHWDKYGKNNFNPIYTPRKEEEFLLKPMNCPHHCEIYRSQEWSYRDLPKRFAEFGTVYRYEQSGELHGLTRVRCFTQDDAHIFCTDDQLLEELKKVINLVFYVFRTLGFLTYTVRISLRDPKKIDDYIGSKTNWEKAEKAILKVVKKENIEASINYGDAAFYGPKLDFLIQDSLGRNWQLGTIQVDYNLPERFDLYYKGKNNEKCRPVMIHRAPFGSLERIIAIMIEHTEGNLPLWLVPNQAVILPISDKYVVYAKKILNLMSSYNIRVFLDNRNEKINKKIRDSEEKKIPYMIILGNKEEKNEMMSLRRHGLGHIGIFSLSNGIESILNETNLKTKTIKLL; encoded by the coding sequence ATGGAAAAAAATAAGTTAGTTTCTTTTTCAAAAAAAGATTTTAATAGAGATCATAGGAAGATAGGAAAAAAACTAAAATTCTTTGTTTTTTCTGATCGAGTAGGAACTGGATTACCTTTATGGTTACCTAGAGGAACAATTTTTAGAAAAAATTTAGAAGAATTTTTAACTGATGTTCAAAAAAAATATGGATATGAAATGGTTGTAACACCACATATTGGACATAAAAAATTGTATGTTAGGAGTGGGCATTGGGATAAATATGGAAAAAATAATTTTAATCCCATTTACACACCTCGTAAAGAAGAGGAGTTTCTTTTAAAACCTATGAATTGTCCTCACCATTGTGAAATTTATCGTTCTCAAGAATGGTCTTATCGTGATCTTCCTAAACGATTTGCAGAGTTTGGAACAGTGTATCGTTATGAACAAAGTGGAGAACTTCATGGATTAACTAGAGTTAGATGTTTTACTCAAGATGATGCACATATTTTTTGTACTGACGATCAATTGTTGGAAGAATTGAAGAAAGTCATTAACTTAGTTTTTTATGTTTTTCGTACTCTAGGTTTTCTGACATATACAGTTAGAATCTCTCTTAGAGATCCTAAAAAAATAGATGATTATATAGGATCAAAAACAAATTGGGAAAAAGCTGAAAAAGCTATATTAAAAGTGGTAAAAAAGGAAAATATAGAAGCATCTATTAATTATGGAGATGCGGCTTTTTATGGTCCGAAATTAGATTTTCTTATTCAAGATTCTTTAGGAAGAAATTGGCAACTTGGAACGATTCAAGTAGATTATAATTTACCCGAAAGATTCGATTTATATTATAAAGGAAAAAATAATGAAAAGTGTCGTCCAGTAATGATACATAGAGCACCTTTTGGTTCGTTAGAACGGATTATTGCTATTATGATAGAACATACAGAAGGAAATCTACCATTGTGGTTAGTTCCGAATCAAGCCGTTATACTTCCTATAAGTGATAAATATGTCGTTTATGCAAAAAAAATTTTAAATTTAATGTCAAGTTACAATATTCGTGTATTTCTTGATAACAGAAATGAGAAAATTAATAAAAAAATTAGGGATTCTGAAGAAAAAAAGATTCCTTATATGATAATTTTGGGAAATAAAGAGGAAAAAAATGAAATGATGTCATTACGACGTCATGGGTTAGGACATATAGGAATATTTTCTCTATCCAATGGAATAGAATCTATTTTGAATGAAACAAATTTAAAAACTAAAACTATAAAACTATTATAA
- the rplT gene encoding 50S ribosomal protein L20: MPRSTNAVSSRRKRKKILKSSRGFYGSRSKVYTVAKNAVEKSFVYAFSGRKIKKRNFRSLWIQRINASIRQYGKSYSEFVSQLSEKKIKINRKILSYISMNNPDVFKKMVDDVYSK; this comes from the coding sequence ATGCCTAGATCTACAAATGCGGTTTCTTCTAGAAGAAAACGTAAAAAAATACTGAAATCATCCAGAGGTTTTTATGGTTCCAGAAGTAAAGTTTATACAGTTGCTAAAAATGCTGTAGAAAAGTCTTTTGTTTATGCTTTTTCAGGAAGAAAAATCAAAAAAAGAAATTTTAGATCTCTTTGGATTCAACGTATCAATGCAAGTATACGTCAGTATGGAAAATCTTATTCTGAGTTTGTGAGTCAATTATCCGAAAAAAAAATTAAAATCAATAGAAAAATTCTTTCATATATATCTATGAATAATCCTGATGTTTTCAAAAAAATGGTAGATGATGTTTATTCAAAATAA
- the rpmI gene encoding 50S ribosomal protein L35 — protein MPKLKTKSGSKKRFKKTANGYLKRRRAFKNHLLTKKSKRRKRHLSLFTLLKKSDQKNIKTQI, from the coding sequence ATGCCTAAATTAAAAACAAAATCAGGATCAAAAAAAAGATTTAAAAAAACAGCGAATGGATATCTTAAAAGAAGACGTGCATTCAAGAATCATTTATTAACTAAAAAATCTAAAAGAAGGAAACGTCATCTTTCTTTATTTACTTTATTGAAAAAATCCGATCAAAAAAACATTAAAACACAAATTTAG
- a CDS encoding CCA tRNA nucleotidyltransferase gives MNLSSVVHQQIFRIISISSQRIKQKSYVIGGYVRDVLIGKIESKDLDILTIGEGVKLAEEVSKYLIPSPIIRIFKRFGTAMLEYDNQKIEFVGSRKESYFFSSRKPIIQLGSLQDDQNRRDFTINTLAISLNRNNYGKLIDPFGGLSDLKKKILKTPSDANITYSDDPLRMMRAIRFSTQLQFKIEKNSFQSIQKNKNRINIVSTERIVEEFHKILLSKKPSIGLLLLYKSGLLSIILPELVSLKGIEEKNGYKHKDNFYHTLQVVDNISKEKNNSIWLRWVALLHDIGKTYTKKFFPKIGWSFHAHEFVGSKMVPNIFQRLKLPKGSSMKYVQKIIQHSYRPISLIGNNTSDSAIRRLLFEIGNDLEDLMKLCIADITTNNIEKKNQYQKNIDILMERIRRLEEKDRIQNWKSPISGNDIMKAFKIDPCKEIGIIKNFVKDSILEGKISNNFHSAYFIMLKKGKELGLKKK, from the coding sequence ATGAATTTATCATCTGTTGTTCATCAACAAATATTTCGCATTATAAGTATTTCTTCTCAAAGAATAAAACAAAAAAGTTATGTAATAGGAGGTTATGTTCGAGATGTTTTGATAGGAAAAATAGAATCAAAGGATTTAGATATTTTAACTATCGGAGAAGGAGTAAAATTAGCTGAAGAAGTTTCTAAATATCTTATTCCTTCTCCGATAATCAGAATATTTAAACGTTTTGGGACAGCTATGTTAGAATATGATAATCAAAAAATAGAATTTGTAGGATCAAGAAAAGAATCTTATTTTTTTTCTAGTAGAAAACCAATTATTCAGTTGGGATCCTTACAAGATGATCAAAATAGAAGAGATTTTACAATTAATACTTTAGCTATTAGTTTAAACCGTAATAATTATGGAAAATTGATAGATCCATTTGGAGGATTATCAGATTTAAAAAAAAAAATATTAAAAACTCCATCAGATGCCAATATTACTTATTCGGATGATCCACTGCGAATGATGCGAGCTATACGATTTTCTACTCAATTACAGTTTAAAATTGAAAAAAATTCATTTCAATCAATTCAAAAAAATAAAAATAGAATCAATATTGTTTCTACAGAAAGAATTGTAGAAGAATTTCACAAAATTTTACTATCTAAAAAGCCTTCTATAGGATTGCTTTTATTATATAAATCTGGATTATTATCAATTATATTACCGGAATTAGTTTCGTTGAAAGGAATAGAAGAAAAAAATGGATATAAACACAAAGATAATTTTTATCATACTTTGCAAGTAGTAGATAATATTAGTAAAGAAAAAAATAATTCTATTTGGTTAAGATGGGTTGCATTACTTCATGATATAGGAAAGACTTATACCAAAAAATTTTTTCCTAAAATAGGATGGTCTTTCCATGCTCACGAATTTGTAGGATCTAAGATGGTTCCAAATATATTCCAACGTTTAAAGCTACCAAAAGGTTCTTCTATGAAATATGTTCAAAAAATCATTCAGCATAGTTATAGACCTATTTCGTTAATAGGAAATAATACTAGTGATTCTGCTATACGTAGATTATTATTTGAGATAGGAAACGATTTAGAAGATTTAATGAAGTTATGTATCGCTGATATTACTACGAATAATATAGAAAAAAAAAATCAATATCAAAAAAATATTGATATTCTAATGGAAAGAATTAGAAGATTAGAAGAAAAAGATAGGATTCAAAATTGGAAATCTCCTATATCAGGAAATGATATAATGAAGGCTTTTAAAATTGATCCATGTAAGGAAATAGGAATTATAAAAAATTTTGTTAAAGATTCTATTTTGGAAGGAAAAATATCTAATAATTTTCATTCTGCTTATTTTATTATGTTAAAAAAAGGAAAAGAATTGGGTTTAAAAAAAAAATAA
- a CDS encoding L-threonylcarbamoyladenylate synthase, whose product MSFYVVEEIERSVDILKKGKNLLYPTDTVWGLGCDAFNLQAIKKICEIKNRNLYKSMIVLVESMDRLHQLVGEIPHFTKKIILDNFLKKEKPITIVYENTKKIASNFFRKDNTLAVRLTHDPFCICLIQNLDRPIISTSANLSGFVTPKSFSEINPFILNKTDYVVNFRREEKGPYRYRSSSIIKIVSDQVKILRD is encoded by the coding sequence ATGTCTTTTTACGTAGTAGAAGAAATAGAAAGAAGTGTAGATATATTAAAAAAAGGAAAAAATTTGTTGTATCCTACAGATACTGTATGGGGATTGGGATGTGATGCATTTAACTTACAAGCTATAAAAAAAATATGTGAAATCAAGAATAGAAATCTTTACAAATCTATGATTGTTTTAGTAGAAAGTATGGATCGTTTGCATCAATTAGTAGGAGAAATTCCTCATTTTACTAAAAAAATAATTTTAGACAATTTTCTTAAAAAAGAAAAACCTATCACTATAGTATATGAAAATACTAAAAAAATAGCATCTAATTTTTTTAGAAAAGATAATACTTTAGCTGTTCGTTTAACACATGACCCATTTTGTATTTGTTTAATCCAAAATTTGGATAGACCCATAATTTCTACTTCTGCTAATTTGTCTGGATTTGTTACTCCCAAATCTTTTTCTGAAATTAATCCTTTTATTTTAAATAAAACAGATTATGTTGTAAATTTCCGTAGAGAAGAAAAAGGGCCCTATAGGTATAGGAGTTCTTCTATTATAAAAATAGTATCTGATCAGGTCAAAATATTACGAGACTGA
- the def gene encoding peptide deformylase, with the protein MILPIVFYGNPILRKKCLDIDFSSCDRKEKINQLIQDMFETIHKAKGIGLAAPQVGKDIRLFIVKTPCLNGENISNYKEVFINAKILKIHGKECKFNEGCLSIPGIMGYIKRKTHVKIEYYDQNWKKQKKTLTGICARVILHEYDHIEGKLFIDYFSYKKKKIIEKKLSQLSENNLF; encoded by the coding sequence ATGATATTACCTATAGTTTTTTATGGAAATCCTATTTTAAGAAAAAAATGTTTGGACATAGATTTTTCTTCTTGTGACAGAAAAGAAAAAATCAATCAATTGATTCAAGATATGTTTGAAACAATACACAAAGCAAAAGGAATAGGATTGGCGGCACCCCAAGTAGGAAAAGATATTCGACTTTTTATAGTCAAGACACCTTGTTTAAATGGAGAAAATATAAGCAATTATAAGGAAGTTTTTATTAATGCAAAAATATTAAAAATTCATGGAAAAGAATGTAAATTTAATGAAGGATGCCTGAGTATTCCTGGAATTATGGGGTACATTAAAAGAAAAACTCATGTTAAAATTGAATATTATGATCAAAATTGGAAAAAACAAAAAAAAACATTAACAGGCATATGTGCAAGAGTGATTTTACACGAATATGATCACATTGAAGGAAAACTTTTTATAGATTATTTTTCTTATAAAAAAAAGAAAATAATAGAAAAAAAATTGAGTCAATTATCCGAAAATAATTTATTTTGA